Within the Pseudarthrobacter sp. W1I19 genome, the region GGCCTTCCTCAACGAGAGCCGCACCACCCTGTACAGCATCAGTCCCGGCCAGCCTGCAAGGGCGCTGACCACGCGAAGCACGCTGACCCGGCCGTCCTTCGGGCTGAACGACTGGCTGTGGTCGGCAGGCCCGGGCGCCTCGGGGGAAACGGAAATTGTGGCGTTCCGGCCCACAGGAGTGGCAGAGGGCGCCACCGTGCCCTCAGTCACGCTGACACCGGCCTGGCTGGCAGGACGGACGGTCAAGGACGTCCGGATTTCGCGCGAGGGGGTCCGGGCGCTGGTGATTTCCGAACAGAACGGCAAGACCCGGGTGCAGGTAGCCGGCATCATCCGGGGCGGTGACGGAACGCCCCGGGAGCTCACGCCACCTGCTACTTTGGCTACCGAAAGCGGGCCGGACCAGGGTGTCTGGGTCAGCGATACCACCGTTGCCGTGGTGAAGGGGGCCGCCGGCTCGAACGTTACGCCGGAACTGCTCTCGCTGACGTCGGGGCAGCCGCAGCAGCTGGCACCATGGCCGGGGCTGGTGGCCCTCAGCGCCGGAAACGGCCCGGAGGAAATCTACGCCCAGTCCGCGGAGGGCGTTTTCCAGCGGCTGGGCAACGGCTGGTCGCCCCAGATCAAGGGCCCGGTCGATCCAGCCTTCCCCGGCTGACCCCGCGTTCCTTCCGGCCCTGTCCCTGTCCACATAGCGTGTTGACGGTGTGGTGCTGCAGGCGCCTCGCGTCAGATGCTTGGCGGGTGAGCCGCAAAGTCACGGGCCCAGCCCGCGCACCATGGAACGTCCGGACCGATCCGGACCTTGTGCCGTCCGCCGAGCGGCCCGCCAGGCACCGGTCGGACCACCGGAGCGCGTTACTGCGCCTCGTGGACCAGTCTGCGGGCGCTTTTGGCGATCTCCTGGCGCTGTTGGTTCCGGTGGACTGCGTGTGCTGCGGAGCCGAAGACCGGGCGCTGTGCGTTTCGTGCGACCGCAACATCCGCCGGCTGACGTACCAGCCCTTCAGGGCTGAACAAGGAGCTCCCGCGCTGATGGACGTCGGCGGGACGGTGCTGCTGCCGGTGGTGGCTGCCGGCGTGTACAGGGAAGAGCTGGCGCAGGCCCTCCTTTCCTTCAAACGGCACGGGCAGCACGGGCTCGGGAACAGCCTGGGCCGGGCGCTCGGCGCGGCTGTCCGGACAGCTACGGCTGGGATGCAGGAGATTTGCCTGGTGCCTGTGCCCACCAGCAACGCAGCCTTCCTGAAGCGTGGCTTCAGCCCGGTCCACCTGCTCCTGCGGAAGGTGCCACGGCAGATCCCGGGGCTTCCCGTGCTGAACGTGCTGGAAAAAACCGATGGTGGAATTCTGCAGCTGCCCGGAGGCCAAAAAGGCCTGGACCGTGGCGGCCGTGCGAGGCGGGTGCGGGGGTCCATGCGTGTCCGCGGGCGGGCCCTGGCCCAGCTGGCCGGACGCCGCTGCGTCATCGTCGACGACGTCCTCACCACAGGTGCAACCCTTTCGGAAGCTGCGCGGGCACTGCACTTTGCGGGCGCCGTGGTGGCAGGTGCGGTGGTCCTCGCCGCGACACGCCCGCCGGACTCCGCAGCCGCCGGCGCCGCATCCGCTGAACCCAGCGGGGAGGGGCATGACTTAGAAAAAAATAAACCACGAAAGGATGAATAACGGATGGCTATGAACTAACGTCGGTGTTGGGTACCAAGAACAGAATGTACCTGTCGATGGCGGCTCGGAAAGGGGCTTGACTGTCAATCAGATCGGCCCAGCGAAGTGCTGCCGTCGTGTCACCGAAGTCATTTGGAGGGCACCATGGAGTTTATGATCAGCGGACGAAATCTGACAGTCTCAGACCGGTTCCGCGAATATGCCGGGGAGAAGATCTCAAAGATCGAGTCGCTGGGGGACAAGGTCCAGCGCGTCGATGCAAAAGTTTCAAAGGAGACCAGCTCACGGCAGACCGGCGACCAGCTGACTGTTG harbors:
- a CDS encoding ComF family protein, encoding MSRKVTGPARAPWNVRTDPDLVPSAERPARHRSDHRSALLRLVDQSAGAFGDLLALLVPVDCVCCGAEDRALCVSCDRNIRRLTYQPFRAEQGAPALMDVGGTVLLPVVAAGVYREELAQALLSFKRHGQHGLGNSLGRALGAAVRTATAGMQEICLVPVPTSNAAFLKRGFSPVHLLLRKVPRQIPGLPVLNVLEKTDGGILQLPGGQKGLDRGGRARRVRGSMRVRGRALAQLAGRRCVIVDDVLTTGATLSEAARALHFAGAVVAGAVVLAATRPPDSAAAGAASAEPSGEGHDLEKNKPRKDE